The window CAGCTCGCGGTCGATTTGCGTGTCACGCACCAGTTGCAGAATGTCCCGCTGCAGTTCACGGGCGCGGCGCGGATCGAGCAGTTGCGCCTCGTAATATTCGTCGGCCAGCAGTTCCAGATTACGCAGCGGGCCGTAGGTTTCGGCGCGCGTCAGCGGCGGCATCAGGTGATCGATGATCACCGCTTGCGTACGCCGTTTGGCCTGGGCGCCCTCGCCCGGGTCGTTGACGATAAATGGATAGATATTCGGCAGCGGCCCGAGCAATGCATCCGGCCAGCAGTTCTCGGAAAGCCCGACGCCTTTGCCCGGCAGCCATTCGAGGTTGCCGTGTTTGCCGACGTGGATCACGCCGTGGGCACCGTAGTTACTGCGCAGCCAGAAGTAGAAGGCGAGATATCCGTGGGGCGGCACCAGATCCGGATCGTGATACACCGCGCTCGGATCGACCTGATACCCCCGCGCAGGTTGAATGCCGACGAAGGTCAGGCCAAAGCGCAGGCCAGCGATCATCATGCGCCCGTCGCGACACATCGGATCGTTTTGCGGCGGCCCCCACCGCTCGATCACGGCAGCGCGATTGGCCTCAGGCAGCGCGTTGAACATGGTCAGGTAATCATCCATCGCCAGGCTTTGCTGGCATGGGCGCAGGTCAAGCGTATCGAGGTCATTGCTGACGCCACCGAGCAACTGCTGGATCAACTCGGTGCCGCTCTCCGGCAACTGCGCCGTGAGCGGATAACCTTCGGCCTGCAAGGCGCGCAGGATATTCAGCGCCGCCGCCGGCGTATCCAGACCGACACCGTTGCCGATGCGTCCGTCACGAGTCGGGTAGTTGGCGAGAATCAGCGCAATGCGTTTCCCGGCATTCGGCACCCGCGCCAGATCGATCCAGCGTCGCGCCAGTTCGGCGACGAAATCCATCCGCTCGGGTTGCGCGCGATAACAGACCACGTCGGACTGGCTGCGCTCACTGCGCCAGGCCAGATCCTTGAAGCTGATCGGGCGGCTGATGATGCGCCCGTCGAGTTCCGGCAAGGCAATGTGCATCGCCAGATCCCGTGGACCGAGGCCCTGCTCGCTGTCACGCCAGCCGGGCTCGTTGTCCTGGGCACAGATGGCCTGGATCACCGGAATATTGCGACGAAACGGCCGTAAATGCGGCGCTTCAGGGCTGGACTGGGCGAAACCGGTGGTATTAAGAATCACCCCTGCCTCGACCTCATCCAGCCAATCTTCGACGACCGACAGACAGCCGGGCTCTTTCAGACTGGCCACGGCAATCGGCAACGGATTAAGCCCCGCCGCTTGCAAGCGCTTACAGAAAACATCGATGAAGGCGGTGTTCGCCGCTTGCAGGTGCGAACGGTAAAACAGCAGCGCCGCGACCGGTTGATCAGGCAGCCAATCGGCTTGCCAGTCACTCAGCGCAGCGGTGTTTTTGTTCGGGTGGTAAATCGCCGTGCGCGGCAGGGTCTGCGGCTCACCCCAGGCGTAATCGCGGCCGAGCCAACGGTTGCCCAGGCAGCGGAAGAAATCCAGCGCGTTGCCCATGCCGCCCTGACGCAAGAATTGCCAGAGCCGGTCGCGATCCTCGGCGCCGACGGTGCTCAAGTCGCTGAGTTCCGGATCGGGGCGATCATCACCCGGCACCAGAATCACCTGTACACCACGCTCGGACAGTTCGATCAAACGCTCGACGCCGTAGCGCCAATAGGCAATGCCGCCGTGCAGCGAAATCAGAATGACCTTGGCGTGACGCAGCACTTCATCGACGTACAAATCGACCGAAGCATGATTTTGCACCTGCATCGGGTTGGCCAGACGCAGGCTCGGATAATCCTCGGGCAACTGCTGCACGGCTTCGGCGAGCAGCGCCAGACTGGAGTCGCCGCTGCACAGGATCACCAGCTCGGCGGGGGTTTGTCCAAGGTCGGCAATGTTGTCATCCGACACGAAACCGCCGGGCTGGGTCCTGAGCAGGTGCATGGTTTAAACGCTGAGCGCGGCGCGCAGTTGCGCTTCGAGTTGCGCCGCGTCGAGCTCCTGACCGATCAACACCAGGCGCGTAACGCGCGATTCATCGGCGCCCCACTGACGGTCGAAGTGCTTGTCGAAACGCGTACCCACACCCTGAATCAGCAGGCGCATTGGCTTGTTCGGAATGGCCGCGAAGCCCTTCACGCGCAGGATGCCATGCTTGACCACCAGTTGCGTCAGCGCGTCGAGCAGCAGGCTCTCGTCGGCTTGCGGCAGTTCGATGGAGATCGAATCGAAGGCGTCGTGATCGTGGTCATCGTGTTCGTCATCGCCTTCACCGTGGTGGTGATCGTGATGGCTGTGGCGGCTGTCGATGTGTTCTTCAGAACCGGCACCGAGGCCGATCAGCACGTCCAGCGGCAGGCGACCGTTGCTGGCTTCGATGATTTTCACCGCTGGCGGCAACTCTTCGGCGACTTCAGCGCGGACGCGAGCGAGATCTTCCGGGCTGGTCTGGTCGGCCTTGTTGAGGATTACGAGGTCGGCGCTGGCCAGTTGGTCGGCAAACAGTTCGTGCAGCGGCGACTCGTGGTCGAGGTTCGGGTCGAGTTTGCGCTGGGCATCGACCTGATCAGGGAACGCAGCGAAAGTGCCAGCGGCCACGGCCGGACTGTCGACCACGGTGATCACCGCATCCACGGTGCAGGCGCTGCGGATTTCCGGCCACTGGAAGGCTTGAACCAATGGCTTCGGCAGGGCCAGGCCGGAAGTTTCGATGAGGATGTGATCGAGGTCGCCACGACGGGCAACCAGTTCGCGCATCACCGGGAAGAATTCTTCCTGAACGGTGCAGCACAGGCAGCCGTTTGCCAGTTCGTAGACGCGACCGGTGGCTTCTTCTTCGGTGCAGCCGATGGTGCATTGCTTGAGGATTTCACCGTCGATGCCCAACTCGCCGAACTCGTTGACGATCACCGCGATACGGCGGCCTTGGGCGTTGTCGAGCATGTGCCGCAGCAGTGTGGTTTTGCCCGAGCCGAGGAAGCCGGTGACGATGGTGACGGGGAGTTTGGCCAGTGTTTTCATCGGATGCCCTTTGGCAAGGTGGCGGGCAAACGGGACGAAATCCGCGGCGCAGACGCGCGCGGAAGAATTCGCCACCGGATCACCCCGCCCGGTTGTAGTGAGAATCTTTGACGAGGCAGGTCTCCTGGCTGACGGTGTTCAGGCCTTGGGCCTGGTATTCGCTGCGCCTTCCCGCTGGCTCATGGGTTGAGCTGGCAGTGGCGTGGCAGTGAATTTCACCGTTCACAGTTGCGGGGGCAGCCGCGGCTTGGACCGCGTTCCCTTCTTAGCTCCGGTTTGTGCCGGAGAACCTCGAAAGCGCAAGGCTACGCATGGTGTGGTGGCGGGTCAATGGGGTTGGGTTTTAGGTTTGGGGGCATATCCGTTGCTGCGGGTGTTGCTGATTAGGGTTCCGCCCTTACGGCGGGTCACTTTTGGCAAACGCCCCAAAAGTAACCAAAAGGGCTGCTCCCTGACGTACGGCACTTCGCTTAGGCTCAGTGTTCCCTCGCTACGGCGTCCATCCGGGGGCATCGCCTCCGGTTTGCTGCGCTGCACCTCCTCTCGATGTGTTTGGCTTCGCCAAACGGCGCTGCGCGCCTACCCCGGATGAACACCTCCGCTCGGCCTGCCGATGGGCCTGAAGATCAAGAGCAGGATCAACAGCCAGATCAAGAGCCAGATCAAGAGCCAGATCAAGAGCCAGATCAAGAGCCAGATCAAGAGCCCCTCACCCTAGCCCTCTCCCGGAGGGAGAGGGGACTGACCGAGGTGTTTGGGAGAGGTACACCGACTCGAAATACCGAGTCGAACTCAGATTCTGAAAGGCTCAAAAATCAGCTCCCTCTCCTTGGGGAGAGGGCTGGGGTGAGGGGCAAATCCAACACAAAACCAAAGCCGACCGCACGCTTCTCAACACTCAACACTCAACACTCAACACAATGAGCGTCAGCTCAAGTACCGCTCTTGACCTTCACCAATCAACACAATGAGCGTTAGCTCGAGTACTGCTTTTGATCTCCACCACTCAACACAATGAGCGTTAGCTCAAGTACCGCCCTTGATCTTCACCACTCAACACAATGAGCGTTAGCTCGAGTACCGCTCTTGATCTCAAGCGCCCGTCGGAAGGCTGAGCGGAGGGGTTGATCCGGGGTGGGAGCGCAGCGACCGTTTGGCGCAGCCAAACACATCGAGAGGAGGTGCAGCGAAGCAAACCGGAGGCGATGCCCCCCGGATCAATCCCGCAGCGAAGGAACCCGAGCCACAGCGAGGGCCGTACGTCAGGGTAAAGCCTTTTTGGTTACTTTTTCGGCGTCTGGAAAAAGTGACCCGCCGTAAGGGCGGAACCATAGGCAGCCGTTACCGCAGCAACGGATCCACCCCCGCAAAAAATTGACTAAAAACCCACCCCCATGCTCTCCTACACAACTTGTTACGGGTGCCCTTCACAGGGTGAAACGGGAAACCGGTGAATCATGTGCTTTACTCTTAAGCCATGTCAGTCCGGTGCTGCCCCCGCAACGGTAAGCGAGCGAAGCGTCAAAACCACTGTGCCCGCAAGGCATGGGAAGGTGACGCTTGCAGGTCGGCCTGACGCCAACCCCTCGTGAGCCCGGAGACCGGCCCATAACACACAGCCGCGCATTTGTGCGTTGCTGAACATAACAAACCCGCGGTGGGCGGGCGCTGTTCGAACCTCTGCGTGCCCGACTCGCAGGGGTTTTCATGCGCTCTATTCACCCGCTGACACTCCAGAGGGAAGCGCCATGTCGATCATCAGCAGCACCGGCAGCAACACAGACAAAATCGCCAGCAGCAGCACACTGAGCCAACGTCTGACCGCCGCCATCTTCGCGTCGATTCTCGGCGCCAGCCTCGTCTATTTCGCCGGTTTCTCGCACATCGAAGCGGTCCATAACGCTGCCCACGATACCCGCCACAGCGCCGCGTTCCCGTGCCACTGAGACCCGCCGACATGATCAAGCGAATTGCACAAACCGCAGGTTTCACTGGCCTTCTGGCCGCCCTGCTCCTCACGCTGCTGCAAAGTTTCTGGGTGTCGCCGCTGATTCTGCAGGCCGAAACCTTCGAGAAAGCCGAACCTGTGGCGGAAGTTCACGAACACGCCGCCGGCACCGCCGCACACACCCACGATGCCGAAGCCTGGGAGCCGGAAAACGGCTGGCAGCGCGTCGTCTCGACCACTGGCGGCAATCTGGTAGTGGCCGTTGGTTTCGCTTTGATGCTCGCCGGTCTCTACACCCTGCGCGCGCCGACCAAGACCTCGCAAGGTCTGCTTTGGGGCCTCGCTGGTTACGCCACTTTCGTACTGGCGCCGACGCTGGGCTTGCCGCCTGAACTGCCAGGCACTGCCGCAGCGGATCTGGCTTCGCGGCAGATCTGGTGGATCAGCACCGCCGCCTCCACCGCTGCCGGTCTGGCGCTGATTGCGTTCAGACGGCACTGGCTGATGAAAGTCCTCGGCGTGGCAATTCTCGCCGTGCCACATGTGATCGGCGCACCACAACCGGAAGTGCATTCGATGCTGGCTCCGGAAGCCCTCGAAGCCCAGTTCAAAATCGCTTCGCAGCTGACCAACGTCGCGTTCTGGCTGGCTCTCGGCCTGATCAGCGCCTGGCTGTTCCGCCGCAATAGCGATGGTCAATACCACGCATGAGCAATGACAGCGCAGCGCCGACCTTTGTGGTCGGCCTGGGCTGCCAGCGCGGCTGCCCCGCCAGCACGTTGCGCGCGTTATTCGATCAAGCCTTGCAGGCCCATCGCATCGACCTCGTCGCGGTCAAGGCACTGGCCAGCATCGACTTGAAGCGCGATGAGCCCGGTTTACAGGAACTCGCCGCGCAACTGGCCCTGCCCCTGCTGTACTTCAGCAGTGAAGAACTGGCCAGCTACCAACAGCGACTGAGCCACCATTCGCAAATCGCCTACGAACGCACGGGTTGCTACGGCGTGGCGGAAAGCGCGGCACTGGCCCTCGCCGAGCAACTGATTCAGGCCCCGGCAAAACTGCTGATTTCCCGACAAAAATACGCACAGGCAACGTTGGCATTGGCCGGCGCTGCGTAAAATCCCGATAATCCCCGCCATCGATCATGAGCAATCTTCATCTGAAGCGTTGCCGTGCCTCTTTTTCAAAGGATTCAACGATGACTGTTTACTTCATCGGCGCCGGCCCCGGCGACCCGGAATTGATCACCGTCAAAGGCCAGCGGCTGATCCGCAGTTGCCCGGTGATCATCTACGCAGGTTCGCTGGTGCCGGCGGCAGTGCTTGACGGTCATCAGGCTGAAACCGTGGTCAACAGCGCGGAGTTGCACCTGGAGCAGATCATCGAATTGATCAAAACCGCCCATGCCAAAGGTCAGGATGTGGCGCGGGTTCACTCGGGTGATCCGAGCCTTTATGGCGCGATTGGCGAGCAGATTCGCTATCTGCGCGAGTTGAATATTCCATTCGAAATCATCCCCGGCGTCACCGCCACCGCCGCCTGCGCGGCGTTGCTCGGCGCCGAACTGACGCTGCCGGACGTGTCGCAAAGCGTGATTCTGACCCGTTATGCCGATAAGACCGCGATGCCGGCCGGCGAAGAACTCGGAAATCTGGCGCAACATGGCGCGACCATGGCGATTCATCTGGGGGTCAATCACCTGGAGAAGATCATCGCCGAACTGTTGCCGCATTACGGCGCAGATTGTCCGATCGCGGTGATTCACCGGGCGACATGGCCGGATCAGGATTGGGTGGTGGGGACGCTGGCGGATATTGCCGGGAAGGTTGCGGCCAAAGGGTTTCGGCGCACGGCGTTGATTCTGGTTGGACGGGTGCTGGGGAGTGAGGTGTTTAGCGAGTCATCGTTGTATCGCGCTGGGCATGCTCACCTTTACAGACCGTGAATTGAATGACTTTTGTGGCTGGGTACAAAACCTGTGGTGAGGGGATTTATCCCCGACGGGTTGCGAAGCAGCCCCAAAAAGAGGAACTGCTGCGCAGTTCATCGGGGATAAATCCCCTCGCCACAAAGTAGCCAGACAATGATCACTCTGGTGCATGCAGAAACAGGCATAAAAAAACGGCGCTCACGGGGCGCCGTTTTTCATGTCCGCAGCGAACACCTTAGTAGTAGGCGTTTTCTTTCTGCGTGTGGTCGGTCACGTCGCGAACGCCTTTAAGTTCCGGAATGCGCTCAAGCAGCGTGCGCTCGATACCTTCCTTCAAGGTCACGTCGGCCTGGCCGCAGCCCTGGCAACCGCCACCGAACTGCAACACGGCGATGCCGTCTTCAACCACATCGATCAGGCTGACCTGACCGCCGTGGCTGGCCAGCCCCGGGTTTATTTCGGTTTGCAGGTAATAGTTGATGCGCTCGTTGACCGGGCTGTCGGCGTTGACCATCGGCACTTTGGCGTTTGGCGCCTTGATGGTCAGTTGGCCACCCATGCGATCGGTGGCGTAGTCGACGACGGCGTCATCGAGAAACGCTTCGCTGAACGAATCGATATACGCGGTGAAGCTTTTCAGCCCCAGCGCTGTATCTTCGGGTTTTTCTTCGCCCGGCTTGCAGTAGGCAATGCAGGTTTCGGCGTACTGGGTGCCAGGCTGGGTGATAAAGACGCGGATACCGATGCCCGGGGTGTTCTGCTTGGACAGCAGATCGGCCAAGTAATCGTGGGCGGCGTCGGTGATGGTAATAGCGGTCATGGAAACTCCTCGCAGGCTTGTGGCGGAGTTTACGCCAATCGTTGCGCCGGACAAAGTCCTAGTATTTTTGTCGGGAAAGATTCTCGACAGGCGCGTCGTCAATCCGTGCCTTGAGCCAACGGTAACTGCGTTTTTCCACCCATTCGTAGCTCAACCACGAACCGACGCCGATCGCCAGCGCACACACGGCGAACATCAGATAGGGATTGATCCCGTAGCGTCGAGCGATAAATCCCCCCGCCGACAGCACCAATACATGCATCAGATAAACCGAATAGGAACAATCACCGAGCAATTTCAGCACTCGATTGCGCTCGACATAGCGCTCCAGTGCGATACAGGCCATCACCAGCACCGCACTCGGCACGCCCCAGTTCAGCAGCCGCGGTGCCGGAGCCAGATGATAAATCGCCAACAAGGCGCCGACGATGCCCAGCAACGGTAGCCACAATCCCGCGCCGATCCACCCACGACGGTAGAGCACGCCAATGCCGATCCCCAGCAAAAATTCGTAGACGATGTCCGCCCGGTAGAACTCGTTGACCCAGCCGAATGCCTGGCAGGCACTAAACAGCAGCGCCGCCACCACCAGCAAGCGAACCTGCCAGCGAAATACCAGGGCACAGGCGAACAGCACGTAAAACAGCATTTCGTAATTGAGGGTCCAGCCGACATTCAGTGTCGGATAGATGCCGTAACCGCCGGGATTCTCGGTTGGAATGAACAGCAGCGACAGCAGCAGATGGCTCCAGTCCAGCGTTTGATCCGGCAGCAACGGCTGGGCAAACACCACCAGCAACGCCATCAGCAACGTGTACAGCCAATACGCCGGGACGATGCGAAACAATCGATACAGCAGGAATTGCCCCGGCCGCAGGGTTTTGTCTTCGGTCGAGAGGAAAATCACCAGACCGCTGATGACGAAGAAAATGTCGACGCCCACTGCTCCCTTGTCGATGAACCACTGGCCCACCGGACCTCGCGCTTCAAAGTCGAAGAAAATCTGCATGAAGTGATGGCAGACCACCGTCCACGCGGCGAGCGCACGCAGGGCCTGCACTGAAATCAACATCGACCGCTCCCGTCCGCAATTGCTGAAGTGCCACTAAACCCTGTGGGAGCGGGCTTGCCCGCGATGGCGGAGTGCCAGGCCACATAAATGTTGAATGCGCCGCCCTCATCGCTGGCAAGCCAGCTCCCACAGGGAATTTGGATCTAGTTAGAAATTGGGACAGCAGATCACTCTCAAACGATCAAAGATTCTCGTAGCGGTTCATGTCCAGCACGCCCTCTTCCACCGGATCGGTTTCGTGGAGGTACTGGCTCAGATCGTGGAAATAGAACCAGAATTGCGGATGACTGCGGCGAATGCCCCAGCGTTCGACGATTTTCTCGAAACGATTGGCATCCTTGGCGTTTTCCATCGCATCGACAAACGCCGGAACCTGATCGGCCGGGATGTTGAAGATGAAGTTCGGATAACTGCTGAGCACGCCCGGATAAATGGTCAGCGTATCCAGCCCCGGTTGATAACGCAGCGACTCACCGAGCAAAAACGCCACGTTGCTGTGGGCACGGTTGCGCAACAGGCTGTAGACCTCGCGTTTGCCGCTGGCCGTTGCGATGCGCAACATGGTTGCTTCCGGCAATTGATCGATGACTTTCAGGCCAGCGGCCGGACGCGAAGCCAGGCGACTGAGGGCCTGTTCGGCATTTTGCAGCGCCGGATCAATGTTCGGCCGCGAGCAATACGCGCCATCACAGCGGTTGATCGGATCGGGCCGCGCATTGAGGTCGCCATAACGTGCGAGCAATTGCATGGCGAAGTCGTATTTCGGGTCTTTCTCGTCGAGCTTGAGCGCGGTCGGCTTGTCGTCGTCGATGGCTTCATAGTCGAGCCACATCTTGAACTGGCCGCTGCTCTGGTACCAATCGTTGAGGTAGTCCTCGCGGGAATCGGCCGGCATCAGGCGCAGGAAATTCTGTTCGGCGCCGTTGCGGATCAAGTCGAAATACAAACGGGTTTGCGCCTGATGGGAGACGTTACCGAATACATCGAAGTTGACCGCCAACTGGTAATACGTGCGTTCCAGCAACGGATAGTCGAACAGCCACAGGGTCTGCGGCACTTCACCGATCAGGCCTTTGGTCACCGAAGCGCTGTCGAAGTGGCGGAAGATGCTCAACAGCGCGTTGTCGTTGCCGGCCCACAACGTCGACCAGCTCGGCGCGGGAATATCGGCGTAGCTGTCGCGGCGCAAAGCCTCGTACTCGTTTCGTTTGTTGCGGTAGTTATGCCACAGGCTCAAAACGCTGCCGACATCGTCGTTCTGCCCCGGCATGGCCAACAGCGGCGTGGCCTGGCCGCGATAGTTGGGGTCGGTGATGTACAGGTCATGTTCCGGCGCCTGGAACAGCGCCCAGAAGTTGTCGCGGATCACGTCAGTCGCGATCTGCCCACGGCACACCGGACCGCGAATAAAGGTGCGGACGAAGTATTCGGCGTTATCGAGCATGAACTGATAACGCGCCTGCGCCGGAATCGCTTCAAACGTGGCAAACGGGTTGGCGCGACTTTGCGGGCCGTAGCCGGGCAACGCGCTGACTTGCCAGTTGCCGTTGTAGAACAGGCTTTTGACCCGAGCCATCTTCGCCGCGCTGAGCGGATAGGTGATGTGGGTTTTATGCACGATCACCCCTTGCACCGGCCACAAGCGGTAATACACCTGGGTGCCCGGATCATCGTTGGGGCGACGGGTGGCAATCAGGTCGATCGGCTGACCTGTCGGGGTGCGCGAGCGCACCCACTGAAAGTAGTGCCCCGGCTCGCCATCCTTGAAATAGATGTGCGCCAGAAACAAGTGCTCGAACAACCAGCGCCCGACCAGACTCTGGCGAGCGCCCGGCGCATTGAGCAGGTTTTCCCACTGAACGATCTGCATCGCCTCTTTGGCACTCGGCGCCAGCCCTTGCTCGTCAATCGGCGCACCTGAGGCCAGCCAACGCTGCAACGTCTGATACTGCTGATCGGTGAGGCCGGTCACCGCCAACGGCATGCCTTCCTTCGGATGCGCCCCGGCATAGCCCTCGAATTCGGCGGGCATCGCACACATGTTCTCGCGATTGAGACCGAGCACGATGTCTTCCGGGAGTTTGGCGTTCGGCGTCAACGGGGTTTTGTGCCCCAGCTCAAGCATGCGCGCCATCAACGCGGCCTGACTTCCCTGGGCATCAAGCACCGAATAGAAGCCCTTCTGCTGCCAGGCGCGTTTGCCGAAGGCGTCGTAGAACAAGCGCGTGGTCGGTGCCGCTTGTGTGCGTTCGCCGTCATAGACCGGCATCTTGCTCGCGCCCCGGCCCGCGCCTTCGCCACTGCCCAGATTGAGCTGGCAGGCAGAGTCATAGCACGCATGGCAGGCCACGCACTTCTCGGTGAAGATTGGCTGGATGTCGCGGGTGTAGGAAATGGAAGGCGAGATCGAAGGCTCTTGCGCCGCCGCACCAAAGCTTAAGAACAGCAACACAGTGCTGATGACGCGGTACGACATGCCCTTGATCCCGATCCTGAAAAAAACGCCACGATTCTACAGTATGACGCTCGTACCAACATGAGCGATATTCATGCAAAAGCCTCACATGCTCCAAAACCGCACAGGTTTGTTATGATCCCGCTCCTTCGTAATGGTCTTTCCGAGTAGTCCAAATGTCCGATCGCAGCGTCCGCCTTCAAGCTCTCAAGCAAGCCCTCAAAGAGCGCATCCTGATACTCGACGGCGGTATGGGCACGATGATCCAGAGCTACAAGCTCGAAGAGCAGGATTATCGCGGCAAGCGCTTCGCTGACTGGCCGAGTGACGTCAAAGGCAACAACGACTTGCTGGTGATCACTCGTCCGGACGTGATCGGTGGCATCGAGAAAGCCTATCTGGATGCCGGCGCCGACATTCTCGAAACCAACACCTTCAACGCCACGCGCATTTCCATGGCCGATTACGGCATGGAAGAGCTGGCCTACGAACTAAACGTAGAAGGCGCCCGCCTGGCCCGCAAGGTCGCCGATGCCAAGACCGCCGAGAACCCGGCCAAGCCGCGCTTCGTCGCCGGCGTGCTCGGCCCGACCAGCCGTACCTGTTCGCTGTCGCCTGACGTCAACAACCCGGGCTACCGCAACGTCACCTTTGATGAGCTGGTGGAGAACTACACCGAAGCCACCAAAGGTCTGATCGAGGGCGGCGCCGACCTGATCCTGATCGAAACCATTTTCGACACCCTCAACGCCAAAGCAGCGATCTTCGCCGTGCAAGGTGTGTTCGAAGAGCTGCATATCGAACTGCCGATCATGATTTCCGGGACCATCACCGATGCCTCCGGTCGTACCCTGTCGGGCCAGACCACCGAAGCGTTCTGGAACTCAGTGGCGCACGCCAAGCCAATCTCGGTCGGCCTCAACTGCGCACTCGGCGCCAGTGAGCTGCGCCCGTACCTGGAAGAGCTGTCGAACAAGGCCAGCACCCACGTTTCTGCACACCCGAACGCCGGCCTGCCGAACGAATTCGGCGAGTACGACGAACTGCCGTCGGAAACCGCAAAAGTCATCGAGGAGTTCGCCCAAAGCGGTTTCCTCAACATCGTCGGCGGTTGCTGCGGCACCACGCCGGGGCATATCGAAGCCATCGCCAAAGCCGTCGCCGGTTACGCGCCGCGTCAGATTCCGGACATTCCCAAGGCCTGCCGTCTCTCGGGTCTGGAGCCGTTCACCATTGATCGCAGCTCGTTGTTCGTCAACGTCGGCGAGCGCACCAACATCACCGGCTCGGCGAAATTCGCCCGGCTGATCCGTGAAGACAACTACACCGAAGCGCTGGAAGTCGCCCTGCAACAGGTCGAGGCCGGTGCGCAGGTGATCGACATCAACATGGACGAAGGGATGCTCGATTCGAAGAAGGCCATGGTGACCTTCCTCAATCTGATCGCCGGTGAACCGGACATCTCGCGCGTACCGATCATGATCGACTCGTCGAAATGGGAAGTGATCGAAGCAGGCCTCAAGTGCATTCAGGGCAAAGGCATCGTCAACTCGATCAGCATGAAAGAAGGCGTCGAGCAGTTCATCCATCACGCCAAACTGTGCAAACGCTACGGTGCTGCCGTGGTGGTGATGGCGTTTGACGAAGCCGGCCAAGCCGACACCGAAGCGCGCAAGAAAGAAATCTGCAAACGTTCCTACGACATTCTGGTCAACGAAGTCGGCTTCCCGCCGGAAGACATCATCTTCGACCCGAACATCTTCGCCGTCGCCACCGGTATCGAAGAACACAACAACTACGCTGTGGACTTCATCAATGCCTGTGCCTACATCCGCGACGAACTGCCGTATGCGCTGACCTCGGGCGGCGTGTCCAACGTGTCGTTCTCGTTCCGTGGCAACAACCCGGTGCGCGAGGCGATTCACTCGGTGTTCCTGCTGTATGCGATCCGCGCCGGCCTGACCATGGGCATCGTCAACGCCGGTCAACTGGAGATTTACGATCAGATCCCGGTCGAGCTGCGCGACGCCGTTGAAGACGTGATCCTCAACCGCACGCCAGAAGGCACCGACGCCCTCCTCGCCATCGCTGACAAGTTCAAGGGCGACGGCAGTGTCAAGGAAGCCGAGACCGAAGAGTGGCGCAGTTGGGAGGTCAACAAGCGTCTGGAGCATGCGCTGGTCAAAGGCATCACCACGCACATCGTTGAAGACACCGAAGAATCGCGCCAGTCGTTCGCCCGTCCGATCGAAGTGATCGAAGGCCCGCTGATGTCCGGCATGAACATCGTCGGCGACCTGTTCGGCGCCGGCAAAATGTTCCTGCCGCAGGTGGTGAAATCCGCCCGCGTAATGAAGCAGGCCGTAGCGCACTTGATCCCGTTCATCGAACTGGAAAAAGGCGACAAGCCGGAAGCCAAGGGCAAGATTCTCATGGCCACGGTGAAGGGTGACGTGCACGACATCGGCAAGAACATCGTTGGCGTGGTGCTCGGTTGCAACGGCTATGACATCGTCGACCTCGGCGTGATGGTCCCGGCAGAGAAGATTCTGCAAGTGGC of the Pseudomonas sp. Seg1 genome contains:
- the metH gene encoding methionine synthase; the protein is MSDRSVRLQALKQALKERILILDGGMGTMIQSYKLEEQDYRGKRFADWPSDVKGNNDLLVITRPDVIGGIEKAYLDAGADILETNTFNATRISMADYGMEELAYELNVEGARLARKVADAKTAENPAKPRFVAGVLGPTSRTCSLSPDVNNPGYRNVTFDELVENYTEATKGLIEGGADLILIETIFDTLNAKAAIFAVQGVFEELHIELPIMISGTITDASGRTLSGQTTEAFWNSVAHAKPISVGLNCALGASELRPYLEELSNKASTHVSAHPNAGLPNEFGEYDELPSETAKVIEEFAQSGFLNIVGGCCGTTPGHIEAIAKAVAGYAPRQIPDIPKACRLSGLEPFTIDRSSLFVNVGERTNITGSAKFARLIREDNYTEALEVALQQVEAGAQVIDINMDEGMLDSKKAMVTFLNLIAGEPDISRVPIMIDSSKWEVIEAGLKCIQGKGIVNSISMKEGVEQFIHHAKLCKRYGAAVVVMAFDEAGQADTEARKKEICKRSYDILVNEVGFPPEDIIFDPNIFAVATGIEEHNNYAVDFINACAYIRDELPYALTSGGVSNVSFSFRGNNPVREAIHSVFLLYAIRAGLTMGIVNAGQLEIYDQIPVELRDAVEDVILNRTPEGTDALLAIADKFKGDGSVKEAETEEWRSWEVNKRLEHALVKGITTHIVEDTEESRQSFARPIEVIEGPLMSGMNIVGDLFGAGKMFLPQVVKSARVMKQAVAHLIPFIELEKGDKPEAKGKILMATVKGDVHDIGKNIVGVVLGCNGYDIVDLGVMVPAEKILQVAKEQKCDIIGLSGLITPSLDEMVHVAREMQRQDFHLPLMIGGATTSKAHTAVKIEPKYSNDAVVYVTDASRAVGVATQLLSKELKAGFVEKTRLEYIDVRERTSNRSARTERLSYAAAVAKKPQFDWATYEPVKPTFTGSKVLDNIDLKVLAEYIDWTPFFISWDLAGKFPRILEDEVVGEAATALYKDAQEMLAKLIDEKLISARAVFGFWPANQVHDDDIELYGDDGKPMAKLHHLRQQIIKTDGKPNFSLADFVAPKDSEVTDYVGGFITTAGIGAEEVAKAYQDAGDDYNSIMVKALADRLAEACAEWLHQQVRKEHWGYAKDEVLDNDALIKEQYSGIRPAPGYPACPDHTEKAALFALLDPEAEEMRAGRSGVFLTEHYAMFPAAAVSGWYFAHPQAQYFAVGKIDKDQVQSYTSRKGQELSVTERWLAPNLGYDN